The following coding sequences are from one Synergistaceae bacterium window:
- the rpoC gene encoding DNA-directed RNA polymerase subunit beta': MARREIVGVRIKLATPERIREISSGEVKKPETINYRTLRPEKDGLFCERIFGPTRSYECACGKYKRSGPKFRGIICDRCGVEVTDNRVRRERMGHIELAAPVVHIWYLRGIPSRLSLLLGTSAKDLEKVVYFAPTRKKEGAYKVVMDGRRTDLIRKGAVISESEMKVHSHYDPKFKAEEAFILETVDNIPVNEGDVLTFAQVGRFKADYGDELFKVEPAFELLREAEGISLKVGNVISESEMTRLLDRADGLEESKEELKEELKKESKEDEKDLFKRASISHNVAYIVTAALKLPFVKGNIISKSELDLFQQKYPGRFTAPRWGVTIDDPCYIVIEQGSSPFARADVVYDRQQSLCQAYDKKFEAGIGAEGVQTMINRLDLDLLTASLREEVAESSGQKKRKLVKRLQVAEDFRKGTSDAQSMILEVLPVIPPDLRPLVQLDGGRFATSDLNDLYRRVINRNNRLKKLQELRAPEIIIRNEKRMLQESADALIDNGRMGKAVLGAGNRPLKSLTDLLRGKKGRFRQNLLGKRVDYSGRSVIVIGPQLKIYQCGLPKQMALELFKPFVIRQLVERQLAPNVKSAKRIIERGREEIWGILEEIIKDHPVMLNRAPTLHRLGIQAFEPVLMEGKAIRLHPMVCTAFNADFDGDQMAVHVPLSIEAQAEARLLMLSANNLLSPASGRPVVTPTQDIVLGIYYLTDTREGLVGEGMHFSNEEDVLSAFDHGVAHLNARVWLKVNPNWAMIPEGRRQYRGAKGKVTVVEDPKKAKAPAGATVFVETSPGRVLFNSIIAPPLRFVNKQLEKKNMGRLLDDAYDKVDRTAVVEMLDAIKSLGYRWAAKSGISFGVGSIIIPPEKETITTETTQQDEVLKEEYEMGVLTQDEYLFHKEMLWSEAARRIADSIAGHMENLNPVRMMVDSGARGSRGQMGQMAGIRGLMSDPSGRIIDYPITANFREGMNMLEYFISTHGARKGLADTALRTAKSGYLTRRLVDVAQDLIITEHDCGTDKGICIRPLTRDGKDMIPLRDRISGRTALNDIKAGNSKKVLVRKGELITYELASEIDRSGVTEVWVRSPLACALRRGLCQKCYGMDLSSRHLVPIGEAVGVVAAQSIGEPGTQLTMRTFHTGGVRLTGEDITQGLPRIEQLFEVRRPRKVAFLAGIDGIIEEIRSSEGKRKVIVLAPDQETRILHTIPASQELKEDIVEGLEVTSTTRLTEGNIDPQQLLEVSGIDAVQHMLVDEIQEVYRSQGVSINNKHIEVILRKVAPLNRVRVVEEGDTSFVAGDLVWLTDIEEEESRIQQDNERNVAEAVRIFTDDRLKKVEKPNEETSELLDKLLDEKGIRLLLKPGMMISYIVVEHGNRNVNVIVGEAAFRKQMEGLELVSGFSAEDAEVAAGERLTAAQLRLITSHDPTPILVRDRDALDKLVGAEWLAERIVKNGETLAEADTLVTKGVADIIAENNLFEVKVWHNVEQISVIDMFQNDLMNNDNLWGKTLSQVADKEGNPLVEMPQYVDARVVRGLAEGEIAAIETEDGVIPRRALLHKFMTGKVYGKVLLDLAFSDTTSLPLESGQEINKLVVDAIVDREPTEIFVRSISSKSVSKQLIREVTFVRKLRESPDCRPFIHGITKAALATDSFLSAASFQQTAQILAGAAVKGQIDPLHGLKENVIIGHLIPAGTGAETFRKLETERMETERMETKGDLVPLVPEEASVE; this comes from the coding sequence ATGGCACGAAGAGAGATAGTCGGCGTAAGAATCAAACTGGCCACGCCGGAGCGCATACGAGAGATATCCAGCGGCGAGGTGAAGAAGCCGGAAACGATTAACTATAGGACTCTGCGCCCAGAGAAAGACGGTCTTTTCTGCGAGCGAATCTTCGGCCCCACGCGGAGCTACGAATGCGCCTGCGGTAAATATAAGCGCAGCGGCCCGAAATTTCGGGGCATCATCTGCGACCGGTGTGGGGTTGAGGTGACGGACAACCGGGTACGCCGCGAACGGATGGGGCATATTGAGTTGGCCGCGCCCGTAGTCCATATTTGGTATCTCCGGGGAATTCCCAGCCGCTTGAGCCTACTCCTGGGCACTAGCGCTAAGGACCTCGAAAAGGTCGTTTACTTCGCCCCTACGCGCAAGAAGGAAGGGGCCTACAAGGTGGTAATGGACGGCCGCAGAACGGATCTCATCCGCAAAGGCGCTGTCATATCCGAAAGCGAGATGAAAGTGCACTCTCATTACGATCCTAAGTTCAAAGCCGAGGAGGCTTTCATTTTAGAGACCGTTGACAATATCCCGGTCAACGAGGGGGATGTTCTGACGTTCGCTCAGGTTGGACGTTTCAAGGCGGACTACGGCGACGAGCTTTTTAAGGTCGAGCCCGCTTTTGAATTGCTGCGGGAAGCGGAGGGAATTTCTCTGAAGGTGGGCAACGTCATCTCCGAGTCGGAAATGACGCGTCTTTTGGATCGGGCTGACGGCTTGGAAGAATCGAAAGAAGAATTGAAAGAAGAATTGAAAAAGGAATCGAAAGAGGATGAGAAGGATCTCTTCAAGCGCGCCTCCATTTCTCATAATGTGGCTTACATCGTCACCGCGGCTCTCAAGCTGCCCTTCGTTAAAGGCAACATCATCTCGAAGAGTGAACTGGATCTTTTCCAACAGAAGTATCCGGGACGATTCACCGCGCCTCGCTGGGGCGTCACCATTGACGACCCGTGTTACATCGTCATCGAGCAGGGATCATCGCCTTTCGCGCGCGCCGATGTCGTTTACGACCGACAACAGAGCCTGTGCCAGGCCTACGACAAAAAATTCGAAGCCGGAATTGGCGCGGAAGGGGTTCAGACCATGATCAACCGTCTGGACCTCGACCTTCTCACCGCGTCCCTGAGGGAGGAAGTGGCGGAAAGCAGCGGGCAGAAAAAACGCAAACTGGTGAAACGCCTTCAGGTAGCGGAGGATTTCCGAAAAGGCACCTCCGACGCGCAGTCTATGATTCTCGAAGTCTTGCCGGTCATTCCACCGGACCTAAGGCCCTTGGTGCAGTTGGACGGGGGGCGTTTCGCCACGTCAGATCTCAATGACCTTTATCGGCGCGTTATCAATCGCAACAACCGCTTGAAGAAATTACAGGAGCTTCGAGCCCCGGAGATCATCATCCGCAACGAAAAGCGTATGTTGCAGGAATCCGCGGATGCCCTTATCGACAACGGGCGAATGGGGAAGGCCGTCCTAGGGGCGGGGAACCGTCCTCTCAAGAGCCTAACCGACCTTTTGCGGGGCAAGAAGGGGCGTTTTCGTCAGAACCTTTTGGGTAAGCGTGTGGACTATTCCGGGCGCTCTGTCATTGTCATCGGGCCACAACTCAAGATCTATCAGTGTGGGTTGCCGAAACAGATGGCCTTGGAGCTGTTTAAGCCTTTCGTCATTCGGCAGCTCGTGGAACGACAGCTCGCCCCCAACGTCAAAAGCGCCAAACGTATTATTGAGCGAGGTCGAGAAGAGATTTGGGGGATTCTGGAGGAAATCATCAAGGATCATCCCGTAATGTTAAACCGTGCTCCCACCCTGCATCGCCTGGGAATCCAGGCCTTCGAGCCGGTTCTGATGGAGGGGAAGGCCATTCGACTTCATCCCATGGTCTGTACGGCCTTCAACGCCGACTTCGACGGCGACCAGATGGCGGTGCACGTGCCTCTGTCCATCGAAGCCCAAGCAGAGGCCCGGCTTTTAATGCTCTCCGCCAACAACCTCCTATCGCCGGCCAGCGGTCGCCCTGTGGTCACACCCACTCAGGATATCGTCTTGGGGATTTACTACCTGACGGATACGCGGGAAGGGCTGGTAGGAGAGGGGATGCACTTCTCCAACGAGGAAGACGTGCTCTCGGCCTTCGATCACGGTGTGGCGCATCTCAACGCCCGCGTTTGGCTGAAGGTGAATCCTAACTGGGCGATGATTCCCGAGGGGCGGCGTCAATACCGTGGGGCAAAGGGCAAGGTAACCGTCGTCGAAGACCCGAAGAAGGCAAAAGCGCCAGCGGGGGCCACTGTTTTCGTGGAAACCTCTCCTGGTCGGGTTCTTTTCAACAGCATCATCGCGCCCCCCCTGCGCTTCGTCAACAAACAACTGGAAAAAAAGAACATGGGACGTCTTCTGGACGACGCTTACGATAAAGTCGACCGCACGGCGGTAGTGGAGATGCTCGACGCCATCAAATCCCTGGGGTATCGTTGGGCGGCCAAGAGCGGCATCAGCTTCGGCGTCGGGTCGATCATCATTCCTCCGGAAAAGGAGACGATCACCACCGAGACGACGCAGCAGGACGAGGTTCTTAAGGAAGAATACGAGATGGGGGTATTGACCCAAGACGAGTATCTTTTCCATAAAGAAATGCTCTGGTCGGAGGCCGCTCGAAGAATCGCCGACAGTATCGCGGGACACATGGAGAACTTGAACCCCGTCCGCATGATGGTGGACAGCGGAGCCAGGGGAAGCCGAGGCCAGATGGGGCAGATGGCGGGAATCCGCGGCCTTATGTCCGATCCATCAGGGCGCATCATTGATTATCCTATCACGGCTAACTTCCGAGAGGGTATGAACATGCTGGAATACTTCATCTCCACACACGGCGCCCGGAAAGGACTTGCGGATACGGCTCTCCGGACGGCCAAGTCAGGTTACTTGACCCGTCGCCTGGTGGATGTCGCTCAGGACCTGATTATTACAGAGCACGACTGCGGCACGGACAAGGGGATCTGCATCCGGCCCTTGACCCGGGACGGCAAGGATATGATTCCCCTGCGTGATCGTATTTCGGGCCGCACCGCCCTTAATGACATCAAAGCGGGTAACTCGAAGAAGGTCCTGGTGAGAAAGGGAGAACTCATCACTTATGAGCTTGCCAGTGAAATCGACCGGAGTGGCGTTACGGAGGTCTGGGTGCGCAGCCCCCTGGCCTGCGCCTTGAGGCGAGGGCTCTGCCAGAAGTGTTACGGCATGGACCTGTCCTCGCGGCACCTAGTTCCCATCGGGGAGGCCGTGGGCGTCGTGGCAGCCCAGTCCATCGGAGAGCCAGGGACTCAGCTCACTATGCGCACTTTCCACACGGGAGGAGTGCGCCTGACGGGCGAGGACATCACTCAGGGCCTTCCTCGTATTGAGCAGCTTTTCGAGGTTCGGCGCCCCCGCAAGGTGGCTTTTTTGGCGGGGATCGACGGGATTATCGAAGAAATCCGAAGTTCCGAGGGTAAGCGTAAGGTTATCGTGCTGGCTCCCGACCAAGAGACGCGAATCCTCCATACGATCCCGGCCTCCCAGGAGCTGAAAGAGGACATTGTCGAGGGGCTTGAGGTGACGAGCACGACGCGCCTTACCGAGGGCAATATCGACCCGCAACAGCTTCTGGAGGTCAGCGGTATCGACGCGGTACAACATATGTTGGTGGACGAAATTCAAGAGGTGTATCGCTCTCAGGGCGTTTCGATCAACAATAAACATATCGAGGTCATTCTGCGCAAGGTCGCGCCTTTAAATCGGGTTCGCGTCGTGGAGGAGGGAGACACTTCCTTCGTAGCGGGCGACCTGGTCTGGCTAACCGACATCGAAGAAGAGGAAAGCCGTATCCAGCAGGATAACGAGCGCAACGTCGCGGAGGCCGTGCGTATCTTCACGGACGACAGGCTGAAAAAAGTGGAAAAGCCCAATGAAGAAACGAGCGAACTTTTGGATAAACTCCTGGACGAAAAAGGGATTCGCCTTCTATTGAAGCCAGGCATGATGATTTCCTACATTGTTGTGGAGCACGGAAATCGTAACGTTAACGTCATTGTGGGGGAGGCCGCCTTTCGCAAGCAGATGGAAGGCCTCGAACTGGTCTCCGGTTTTTCGGCGGAGGACGCCGAGGTGGCGGCAGGCGAGCGTTTGACGGCCGCGCAGCTTCGGCTGATCACGTCCCACGACCCCACGCCCATTTTGGTGCGTGACCGGGACGCCCTCGACAAGCTGGTGGGCGCGGAGTGGCTGGCCGAACGCATCGTCAAGAACGGCGAGACTCTGGCGGAGGCCGATACGTTGGTCACAAAAGGGGTTGCGGATATAATCGCGGAAAATAATCTTTTCGAGGTTAAAGTGTGGCATAACGTGGAGCAAATCAGCGTTATCGACATGTTCCAGAACGACCTGATGAATAACGACAACCTCTGGGGTAAAACGCTTTCGCAGGTAGCGGACAAGGAGGGAAATCCCCTCGTCGAGATGCCCCAGTATGTGGACGCGCGGGTCGTGCGTGGTTTAGCCGAGGGAGAGATAGCGGCAATCGAGACCGAAGACGGGGTCATCCCTAGAAGGGCTCTTTTGCACAAGTTCATGACGGGCAAGGTCTACGGAAAGGTGCTGTTGGACCTCGCTTTTTCCGATACCACATCCTTGCCCCTAGAGTCTGGGCAAGAAATCAACAAGCTGGTGGTCGACGCCATTGTTGATCGTGAGCCGACAGAGATTTTCGTGCGGTCAATTTCCTCCAAGAGCGTCTCCAAACAGTTGATCCGCGAGGTCACCTTCGTGCGTAAGCTCCGGGAAAGCCCGGATTGCAGGCCCTTCATTCATGGAATCACGAAGGCGGCCCTTGCGACCGATAGCTTCCTGAGCGCGGCGTCTTTCCAGCAAACGGCTCAGATTTTGGCTGGCGCGGCGGTGAAGGGGCAGATCGATCCCTTGCACGGGTTAAAGGAAAACGTCATCATCGGCCATCTCATCCCTGCCGGAACAGGTGCCGAAACCTTCCGCAAACTGGAAACTGAAAGAATGGAAACTGAAAGAATGGAAACGAAAGGGGACCTCGTACCACTTGTACCAGAGGAAGCGAGTGTAGAATAA